Part of the Paenibacillus guangzhouensis genome is shown below.
CTTTTCCAATTCTGGACTGGACGATCGAGGACGTACCGATCGAGGAGAGCATCTCGATGCTCTACGGCAAGGAACCCGTCGGAGCGTTCATCGGATGAATAGACGTAGATTATATTCAGCCGTATTTTCGATGGGAGTCCAGCATTCGATGGAATATCGGCTTCACTTCTTCCTTGGCCTGCTCGGCGCCTCGTTCCCGATCCTTGTTCAATATTTCATCTGGACGGCGGTCTATCGTCATTCAGGTCAGTCGGCGCTGTTCTCTTATTCGTACAGCCAGATCATTCTGTATACGATCCTGGCAGGGTTGGTGTCCAAGCTGATTGCCACCCAGTTCGAACATCAGATTGCCGACGATATCAAGAATGGCGGACTGAACAAGTATCTGATCAAACCGGTCAGTTATTTCGGCTATCGGCTGGTAACCTTTCTCGGACAAAAAGCGATCTATTACGGCATGACGGCTGTGTTGCTCGTCGTGATCATCTGGATTGCGTCGATCAGGGGCGTGCTCGATCCCCAGATGACGAGGCTCATCTTGTTCGCTATGACGCTATGGGGGGCGCTCATCCTCAATTTCTTGATCGCCTATTGCATCTGTGCGAGCGCGTTCTATCTGCATGAGATT
Proteins encoded:
- a CDS encoding ABC transporter permease, giving the protein MNRRRLYSAVFSMGVQHSMEYRLHFFLGLLGASFPILVQYFIWTAVYRHSGQSALFSYSYSQIILYTILAGLVSKLIATQFEHQIADDIKNGGLNKYLIKPVSYFGYRLVTFLGQKAIYYGMTAVLLVVIIWIASIRGVLDPQMTRLILFAMTLWGALILNFLIAYCICASAFYLHEISYFFVISSLLVNILSGGMFPLEIFGELVVKALQFTPFPYTIYFPVNILSGKMEAAAMYQGLLWQCGWIGLFFWLSRLTWRVAMKKYSAVGG